In Mucilaginibacter celer, one DNA window encodes the following:
- a CDS encoding GNAT family N-acetyltransferase, with product MNTLPVITELNNSYCNQIIDIILPIQQIEFNVPVTLEGQPDLLDIETNYHQTGGNFWGATYNKQLVGTIALIGISDNAGALRKMFVRKEYRGKELGIAQLLLDNLIDYCRQNNINAIYLGTVEVLKAAHRFYEKNGFTRIEKQHLPQSFPLMPADNIFYELHLSN from the coding sequence ATGAATACGTTACCCGTAATAACCGAGCTCAATAACAGCTATTGCAACCAGATCATCGATATAATTTTACCCATTCAGCAAATTGAGTTTAATGTACCCGTTACCCTCGAAGGCCAGCCTGATTTGCTGGATATCGAAACAAATTATCACCAAACCGGCGGCAATTTTTGGGGAGCAACATACAACAAACAGCTTGTGGGTACTATCGCACTTATTGGCATAAGCGATAATGCAGGAGCACTACGCAAAATGTTTGTACGTAAAGAGTATCGTGGCAAGGAGCTGGGCATTGCGCAGTTATTGCTCGATAACCTAATTGATTACTGCCGGCAAAATAATATCAATGCTATTTACTTAGGTACGGTTGAAGTATTGAAAGCAGCCCATCGTTTTTACGAAAAAAATGGTTTTACGCGAATTGAAAAACAGCATTTGCCGCAATCATTCCCGTTAATGCCGGCAGATAATATTTTTTATGAACTACATTTGAGCAACTAA